One Gemmatimonadaceae bacterium DNA window includes the following coding sequences:
- a CDS encoding ATP-dependent 6-phosphofructokinase: MRIAISTGGGDAPGLNAVIRAAVLSARTRGWDVLGIKRGFAGLLGEDEIVPLTVDSVRGIASQGGTIIKTTNRGSPFAYPVQKPDGTWTHIDRSDELVENARNLGIEAIISIGGDGSLAIAKQLSEKGVRVVSVPKTIDNDVACTITTFGFDTAVNTAMEAIDKLHTTAESHDRVMILEVMGREAGFIALHAGVAGTADVILIPEIEWEIDKVCEKIMARDASGKRSSIVVVAEGAKAKGGQESIIGASLPGQERRLGGVAERLAFDIQRLTGKETRSMVLGHLQRGGSPTGYDRLLATRFGAAAVQAVADKKWGHMVALQSPHLVTVPIAEVLRETKRVDPKHDIVQTARMIGISFGD; this comes from the coding sequence ATGCGGATTGCCATCTCCACGGGCGGCGGTGACGCCCCGGGCCTCAACGCGGTCATCCGGGCTGCGGTCCTGTCAGCTCGTACTCGCGGTTGGGATGTGCTGGGCATCAAGCGCGGCTTTGCCGGCCTCCTTGGCGAAGACGAAATCGTACCGCTCACCGTCGACAGCGTGCGTGGCATCGCGAGTCAGGGCGGCACGATCATCAAGACCACGAACCGTGGCAGTCCGTTCGCCTATCCCGTGCAGAAGCCGGATGGCACGTGGACGCACATCGATCGCTCCGACGAGCTCGTCGAGAACGCGCGCAATCTCGGCATCGAAGCGATCATCTCCATCGGGGGCGACGGGTCGCTCGCGATTGCGAAGCAGCTGTCCGAGAAAGGCGTGCGTGTCGTGAGCGTGCCCAAGACAATCGACAACGATGTGGCGTGCACGATCACCACGTTCGGGTTCGACACCGCCGTCAACACGGCGATGGAAGCGATCGACAAGCTGCACACCACCGCCGAGTCGCACGATCGCGTGATGATCCTCGAGGTGATGGGACGCGAAGCGGGCTTCATCGCGCTGCACGCTGGTGTCGCCGGCACCGCCGACGTGATCCTGATCCCCGAAATCGAGTGGGAGATCGACAAGGTCTGCGAGAAGATCATGGCCCGTGATGCGAGCGGAAAGCGCTCCAGCATCGTGGTCGTCGCCGAAGGCGCCAAGGCCAAGGGTGGTCAGGAGTCGATCATCGGCGCCTCGCTCCCGGGCCAGGAGCGTCGCCTCGGCGGTGTCGCCGAGCGGCTCGCTTTCGACATCCAGCGACTGACCGGCAAGGAGACCCGCTCGATGGTGCTGGGGCACCTCCAGCGCGGTGGCTCCCCGACCGGCTACGACCGTCTGCTCGCCACCCGCTTCGGCGCTGCCGCCGTGCAGGCCGTTGCCGACAAGAAGTGGGGGCACATGGTCGCCCTGCAGTCGCCGCACCTGGTCACGGTGCCGATCGCCGAGGTGCTGCGCGAAACGAAGCGCGTGGACCCCAAGCACGACATTGTGCAGACGGCGCGGATGATTGGGATCAGCTTCGGGGATTGA
- a CDS encoding DEAD/DEAH box helicase, which yields MTFADLGLAQPLLDALRDAGYERPTPIQREAIPLALKGRDLIGLAQTGTGKTASFTLPVVHRLLGGPRRTRVLVLTPTRELCLQVEESVRKYSKHAPVDCIPVYGGVGYEPQEKALRRGVDVVVATPGRLLDHLEKRNVDFTYLETLVLDEADRMLDMGFAPQINRIVEQIPRYRQTLLFSATMPPEVEALGRKYLRKPVVVQVGRRSSAATTVTHAVYPVPRHRKNDLLVHLLKADDHDSVLVFTRTKSGADRVVRDLSQAGVKAGAMHADKSQKERMAALEDFKSGKLRVLVATDIAQRGLDISGISHVINFDVPQQPEDYVHRIGRTGRAASTGDAYTFMSAEEIGMVRTIERTIGQEIPRISVPGFDFGT from the coding sequence GTGACCTTCGCTGACTTGGGGCTGGCCCAGCCCCTGCTCGACGCCCTGCGGGATGCCGGATACGAACGGCCCACGCCGATCCAGCGCGAAGCGATTCCGCTCGCGCTTAAGGGCCGCGACCTCATCGGCCTCGCCCAGACCGGGACCGGCAAGACGGCGAGCTTCACGCTCCCGGTGGTCCATCGCCTGCTGGGCGGGCCGCGACGCACCCGCGTCCTCGTCCTGACGCCAACACGCGAGCTCTGCCTCCAGGTGGAGGAGAGCGTGCGGAAGTATTCCAAGCACGCGCCGGTGGACTGCATTCCGGTCTACGGGGGCGTCGGCTACGAACCGCAGGAGAAGGCGCTGCGCCGTGGCGTCGATGTGGTCGTCGCCACGCCCGGTCGCCTGCTCGATCATCTTGAGAAGCGCAACGTCGACTTCACCTATCTCGAGACGTTGGTGCTCGACGAAGCCGACCGCATGCTCGACATGGGCTTTGCGCCGCAGATCAACCGCATCGTGGAGCAGATCCCACGCTATCGGCAGACGCTGCTCTTCAGTGCCACGATGCCCCCCGAAGTCGAAGCGCTCGGTCGCAAGTACCTGCGCAAGCCGGTGGTGGTGCAGGTGGGGCGTCGCTCGAGTGCGGCCACGACGGTCACGCACGCCGTCTATCCGGTGCCGCGTCACCGCAAGAATGACCTGCTGGTGCACCTGCTCAAGGCCGATGACCACGACTCGGTGCTCGTGTTCACCCGCACCAAGAGCGGCGCCGATCGGGTGGTCCGCGATCTGTCGCAGGCCGGCGTGAAGGCCGGTGCGATGCACGCCGACAAGTCGCAGAAGGAGCGCATGGCCGCGCTCGAAGACTTCAAGTCTGGGAAGCTGCGCGTGCTCGTGGCGACCGATATCGCCCAGCGCGGACTCGATATCTCGGGCATCTCGCACGTGATCAACTTCGACGTGCCGCAGCAGCCTGAAGACTACGTGCACCGCATCGGGCGCACGGGGCGCGCGGCGAGCACCGGCGATGCCTACACGTTCATGAGTGCCGAAGAGATCGGGATGGTGCGCACGATTGAACGGACGATCGGGCAGGAGATTCCCCGCATCAGCGTGCCGGGGTTCGACTTCGGGACGTAA